The window TGAGCGCAAATGGCTAGTTGTTGATGCGGCAGGCAAGACTCTAGGTCGTCTTTCTACTGAAGTAGCATCACTTTTGCGCGGTAAGCACAAACCAACTTATACACCACACGTTGATACAGGTGATCACGTCATCATCATCAATGCTGAGAAAATTGAATTAACAGGTAAGAAATTGACGGACAAAATTTACTACCGTCACACAATGCACCCAGGTGGTTTGAAACAAAGAACTGCTCTTGAGATGCGTACAAACTACCCTGAAAAAATGTTGGAGCTTGCTATCAAAGGGATGCTTCCAAAGGGTCCATTAGGCCGTCAAATGTTCAAAAAATTAAATGTGTACCGTGGTTCTGAGCATCCACATCAAGCACAACAACCTGAAGTTTACGAACTTCGCGGTTAATTATAAGGGAGGTTAACAATTTGGCACAGGTTCAATATTACGGTACAGGTCGTCGTAAAAGTTCTGTAGCGCGCGTTCGCTTAGTTCCAGGTGAAGGCCGTATCGTCGTTAATAATCGTGAAATTACTGAATACATTCCATTCGCTGCTTTAATCGAAGACGTGAAACAGCCTTTGAACATCACAGAAACAGCTAACAGCTACGATGTTCTTGTAACTGTTCACGGTGGTGGATTCTCTGGTCAAGCTGGAGCAATTCGTCACGGTATCTCTCGTGCTCTTCTAGAAGTAGATCCTGAGTACCGTACATCACTTAAACGTGCTGGACTTCTTACTCGTGACCCTCGTATGAAAGAGCGTAAGAAATACGGTCTTAAAGGCGCACGTAGAGCTCCTCAGTTCTCAAAACGTTAATCAATTTTATATTGTATGGACGTTTTACAAAGGTTTGTTACAGACAAACCATATATTAAAAGCATCAGCATCCTGCTGGTGCTTTTTTTGTGCTTTTTATTTAATAAATAATGACTGGTCACTTCCTTTTGGATACGTATAAAATATGAGTATAGAAAGTTTTCTGTTTAAAAGAAGATTATTTATGGAGGTTGTCCTATGAATCTAACGACAGAAAGGTGTCTCATTCGACCATTTACTGATGATGATTGGCAGGATGTTTATGCATATACATCTGATCCGGCAGTGATGAAGTATATTCCGGAAGATGTATTTTCTAAAGAAGATGCGAAGGAATTTATCAAAAATAATCGTCATGAAAATGCTAAGTATGTCGCTGTCCTATTAAAAGAAGATCATACATGCATTGGGCATCTCGCGTTTCATCCGTACTTTGGTGAGCACACATATGAAATTGGGTGGGTCTTCAATCCTGCATATCAAAACAAAGGCTATGCATCAGAAGCGGCTTATGCTGTACTAAATTATGGCTTTCACACAATGAATTTACATCGAATCATTGCCACTTGTCAGCCTGAAAATGTGCCATCG is drawn from Bacillus pumilus and contains these coding sequences:
- the rpsI gene encoding 30S ribosomal protein S9, which encodes MAQVQYYGTGRRKSSVARVRLVPGEGRIVVNNREITEYIPFAALIEDVKQPLNITETANSYDVLVTVHGGGFSGQAGAIRHGISRALLEVDPEYRTSLKRAGLLTRDPRMKERKKYGLKGARRAPQFSKR
- the rplM gene encoding 50S ribosomal protein L13, whose protein sequence is MRTTPMANASTIERKWLVVDAAGKTLGRLSTEVASLLRGKHKPTYTPHVDTGDHVIIINAEKIELTGKKLTDKIYYRHTMHPGGLKQRTALEMRTNYPEKMLELAIKGMLPKGPLGRQMFKKLNVYRGSEHPHQAQQPEVYELRG
- a CDS encoding GNAT family N-acetyltransferase, with the protein product MNLTTERCLIRPFTDDDWQDVYAYTSDPAVMKYIPEDVFSKEDAKEFIKNNRHENAKYVAVLLKEDHTCIGHLAFHPYFGEHTYEIGWVFNPAYQNKGYASEAAYAVLNYGFHTMNLHRIIATCQPENVPSWRVMEKMGMRREGYFKKCIPQGNEWWDEFYYAILQDEWFMKKT